One genomic region from Eptesicus fuscus isolate TK198812 chromosome 4, DD_ASM_mEF_20220401, whole genome shotgun sequence encodes:
- the TNFRSF17 gene encoding tumor necrosis factor receptor superfamily member 17, which yields MAQQCLQNEYFDRLLNDCKPCHLRCSNTPPLICQRYCNTMKGTNAILWTCLGLSLLMSLTVFALMILLRKMSSEPSKDEFKSTGSPLQHEANADLDDRKGSRTGEEILSRSLEYTVEDCTCEDCVKSQPKVDSDHFFPLPAMEEGATILVTTKTNDYCSGLLAAESLTRMEKSISTR from the exons ATGGCTCAGCAGTGCCTCCAAAATGAATATTTTGACAGATTGCTGAATGATTGCAAACCGTGTCACCTTCGGTGTTCTAATACCCCTCCTCTCATATGTCAGCGTTACTGTAATACAA TGAAAGGAACAAATGCCATTCTCTGGACCTGTTTGGGCCTGAGCTTGCTGATGTCTTTGACAGTTTTCGCGCTGATGATCTTGCTAAGGAAGATGAGCTCCGAACCATCGAAGGACGAATTTAAAAGCACAG GATCACCTCTCCAGCATGAGGCGAATGCTGACCTGGATGACAGGAAAGGTAGCAGGACCGGTGAGGAAATTCTTTCCAGAAGCCTGGAGTACACAGTAGAAGACTGCACCTGTGAAGACTGTGTCAAGAGCCAACCAAAGGTCGATTCTGACCATTTCTTTCCActcccagcgatggaggaaggcGCAACCATCCTTGTCACCACGAAAACGAACGACTACTGCAGTGGCCTGCTAGCTGCTGAGAGTCTCACAAGGATGGAGAAATCCATCTCCACCAGATAA